In one window of Tachypleus tridentatus isolate NWPU-2018 chromosome 2, ASM421037v1, whole genome shotgun sequence DNA:
- the LOC143243938 gene encoding mitochondrial potassium channel-like isoform X1 — MACVGRLTFQFFRCALEKVCNGSAVQRYSNLTSNVVTPKISSGLVGSKLPHLMKYYEYAIGLTELKAVQDKVLQAEQVFIDAQELRRNCQQKIQQTITCLKDIHAELDKTSRGEDHYLTLISQEHSIIKEEEKLIEEFKQLEKNEREYFSVLSLAVHQSHTKEQAQAEKMKYWSFITLICGAVIGILGTSFNKLLQMKEFMQGSPSQKDLQNLAFIINNALRKEYVQMTDFIEDLKKMLGYTGSSKMVPREGTGSSDKINILNDGLEATSHQIVTVLQNQECVLSQGMKEVKTLLETQIKLKQLGEDKPPLLPPVYVRDEVKRGSQVKDEVKNLEWKVKINSLATVALIYGAFAVTFPLVMQFIKGF, encoded by the exons ATGGCGTGTGTTGGTAGGTTAACGTTTCAGTTCTTTCGTTGTGCTCTTGAAAAAGTTTGTAACGGTTCGGCGGTTCAGAGATATTCAAATTTAACTTCCAATGTAGTAACTCCTAAAATTTCGAGTGGGCTTGTGGGATCTAAATTACCGCATTTGATGAAGTACTATGAGTATGCTATTGGTCTTACTGAATTGAAAGCAGTACAGGACAAAGTTTTGCAG GCAGAACAAGTGTTTATTGATGCTCAGGAACTTCGAAGAAACTGTCAACAGAAAATCCAGCAAACGATTACTTGTTTAAAAGATATACATGCTGAGCTGGACAAGACTTCACGAGGAGAGGATCATTATCTGACATTGATTAGTCAG GAACATAGTATcattaaagaagaagaaaaacttatTGAAGAATTTAAACAACTAGAGAAGAATGAGAGGGAATATTTCTCTGTACTATCATTAGCTGTTCATCAAAGTCATACAAAAGAGCAGGCTCAAGCAGAGAAAATGAAATACTGGTCTTTCATTACCTTAATTTGTGGAGCAGTGATTGGAATATTGGGAACTAGCTTCAACAAATTACTTCAAATGAAAGAATTTATGCAAGGAAGTCCAAGTCAGAAGGACTTGCAGAATCtagcatttattataaataatgcatTAAGAAAAGAGTATGTACAAATGACAGATTTCATTGAAGACCTTAAGAAGATGCTTGGGTACACTGGAAGTTCGAAAATGGTACCCAGGGAAGGCACAGGCAGTAGtgacaaaataaacattcttaatgATGGATTAGAAGCCACATCTCACCAAATTGTAACTGTACTTCAAAATCAAGAATGTGTTTTGTCTCAAGGCATGAAAGAAGTGAAAACTTTACTTGAAACTCAGATCAAACTAAAACAACTTGGAGAAGACAAACCACCATTACTACCACCTGTTTATGTAAGAGATGAAGTAAAGAGAGGGAGTCAGGTGAAAGATGAAGTAAAAAACTTAGAGTGGAAAGTTAAGATTAACTCTTTAGCCACTGTTGCTCTTATTTATGGTGCCTTTGCTGTAACTTTTCCTTTAGTGATGCAATTTATAAAAGGAttttaa
- the LOC143243938 gene encoding mitochondrial potassium channel-like isoform X2: MAEQVFIDAQELRRNCQQKIQQTITCLKDIHAELDKTSRGEDHYLTLISQEHSIIKEEEKLIEEFKQLEKNEREYFSVLSLAVHQSHTKEQAQAEKMKYWSFITLICGAVIGILGTSFNKLLQMKEFMQGSPSQKDLQNLAFIINNALRKEYVQMTDFIEDLKKMLGYTGSSKMVPREGTGSSDKINILNDGLEATSHQIVTVLQNQECVLSQGMKEVKTLLETQIKLKQLGEDKPPLLPPVYVRDEVKRGSQVKDEVKNLEWKVKINSLATVALIYGAFAVTFPLVMQFIKGF; encoded by the exons ATG GCAGAACAAGTGTTTATTGATGCTCAGGAACTTCGAAGAAACTGTCAACAGAAAATCCAGCAAACGATTACTTGTTTAAAAGATATACATGCTGAGCTGGACAAGACTTCACGAGGAGAGGATCATTATCTGACATTGATTAGTCAG GAACATAGTATcattaaagaagaagaaaaacttatTGAAGAATTTAAACAACTAGAGAAGAATGAGAGGGAATATTTCTCTGTACTATCATTAGCTGTTCATCAAAGTCATACAAAAGAGCAGGCTCAAGCAGAGAAAATGAAATACTGGTCTTTCATTACCTTAATTTGTGGAGCAGTGATTGGAATATTGGGAACTAGCTTCAACAAATTACTTCAAATGAAAGAATTTATGCAAGGAAGTCCAAGTCAGAAGGACTTGCAGAATCtagcatttattataaataatgcatTAAGAAAAGAGTATGTACAAATGACAGATTTCATTGAAGACCTTAAGAAGATGCTTGGGTACACTGGAAGTTCGAAAATGGTACCCAGGGAAGGCACAGGCAGTAGtgacaaaataaacattcttaatgATGGATTAGAAGCCACATCTCACCAAATTGTAACTGTACTTCAAAATCAAGAATGTGTTTTGTCTCAAGGCATGAAAGAAGTGAAAACTTTACTTGAAACTCAGATCAAACTAAAACAACTTGGAGAAGACAAACCACCATTACTACCACCTGTTTATGTAAGAGATGAAGTAAAGAGAGGGAGTCAGGTGAAAGATGAAGTAAAAAACTTAGAGTGGAAAGTTAAGATTAACTCTTTAGCCACTGTTGCTCTTATTTATGGTGCCTTTGCTGTAACTTTTCCTTTAGTGATGCAATTTATAAAAGGAttttaa